In the Fusarium oxysporum f. sp. lycopersici 4287 chromosome 9, whole genome shotgun sequence genome, one interval contains:
- a CDS encoding beta-mannosidase, producing the protein MMPPIAQRTLLEKGWSFKKVTDGHDAWKPVARVPTVAHIDLIDNGIIPDPFLNMNELEVEWVGETAWTYRTTFDSPSANSRSVYLVFEGLDTFAQVKLNDVIILESDNMFLSHRVDVTNKLSNEGPNVLSIDFDSALLKAREIKEQYPDHRWELFNGEAGRLVVRKAQYHWGWDWGPVLNTAGPWKPVWLEVSSAHINDFLLKYTVSPDLEKIQGTVEVDIEGLYDTANVSINFQDDAVYTTTAAKSSDGRLVVPFAIDQPKLWYPAGYGHQPQYSVSVSIVKDSQKLDAKTKKTGFRRSELVQKGDSHGKSFFFRINNIDIFCGGSCWIPADNLLPRITPAKYRDWLKLMIEGNQIMTRVWGGGIYEDDAFYDCCDEMGILVWQDFMFGCGNYPVGPSLIKSIRKEAVQNVGRLHHHPSIVIYAGNNEDYQVQEQAGLEYNPDDKDPSSWLKSSFPARYYYEYLLPEVVNEVSPGMIYWPGSPFSGGKDTADKTTGDLHQWNVWHGTQEKYQVFDRLGGRFNSEFGMEAFPALSTIKHCITEDCDRFPQSQMMDFHNKADGHERRIATYVVENFRPLPDLESHIYLTQVCQSEAMTFAYRSWRRQWGDDRRCGGVLVWQMNDCWPAISWSIVDYFLTKKPAYYSIRRALKPIAAGVQRQHHDWSVVHARPAKTSSFEVWVASSKQQEVTVTVEIRFISIKTGRDIRDKIVKANTVLVPNGTTDILTGQIDNAKDEPHVISVSVLQSGVCVSQDVDWPQPLKYLDFSDRGVEIQVGPDGYQLTANKPTKGLVFEELPGVSLEDNCIDLMPGEVVTVKARGSETLSGVPKYRYLY; encoded by the exons ATGATGCCTCCAATTGCACAAAGAACTCTGCTTGAGAAGGGGTGGTCATTCAAGAAAGTGACAGATGGCCATGATGCATGGAAGCCTGTGGCCAGAGTGCCCACGGTTGCCCATATCGACTTGATTGACAACGGAAT CATTCCTGACCCATTTCTCAATATGAATGAGCTCGAAGTTGAGTGGGTTGGGGAGACGGCTTGGACTTACCGCACTACTTTTGACTCGCCGTCTGCCAACAGTAGATCAGTGTATCTTGTCTTCGAGGGTCTTGATACCTTTGCTCaagtcaagctcaacgaTGTCATAATACTCGAGAGCGACAACATGTTCCTCAGCCATCGCGTTGATGTTACTAACAAGCTTTCGAATGAGGGGCCCAACGTGTTGAGCATCGACTTCGACAGTGCACTACTAAAGGCCCGAGAGATTAAAGAGCAATATCCTGATCATCGATGGGAACTCTTCAATGGAGAGGCCGGACGCTTGGTTGTGAGAAAGGCTCAATACCACTGG GGATGGGACTGGGGTCCAGTGCTCAACACCGCCGGTCCATGGAAACCAGTCTGGCTTGAAGTGTCATCTGCTCACATCAATGATTTCCTCCTCAAGTACACTGTCTCTCCAGATCTCGAAAAGATCCAGGGCACGGTAGAAGTCGACATTGAGGGGCTGTATGACACGGCAAATGTCTCCATCAACTTTCAAGACGACGCCGTTTACACTACGACAGCTGCCAAGTCTTCTGACGGCCGTCTGGTTGTCCCTTTTGCTATAG ATCAACCCAAGCTGTGGTACCCTGCTGGATACGGCCATCAGCCTCAGTACAGCGTGAGCGTCAGTATTGTCAAAGACAGCCAGAAGCTTGATgcaaagaccaagaagactGGTTTCCGGCGAAGTGAGCTTGTTCAAAAAGGCGACTCTCATGGAAAATCGTTCTTCTTCAGGATTAACAATATCGACATATTCTGCGGCGGCTCGTGCTGGATCCCCGCCGACAACCTTCTACCTCGAATCACTCCCGCCAAATACCGAGATTGGTTGAAGCTTATGATAGAAGGCAATCAGATCATGACGAG AGTTTGGGGCGGTGGCATCTACGAAGACGATGCTTTCTATGACTGCTGTGATGAGATGGGCATCCTTGTTTGGCAGGACTTCATGTTTGGGTGCGGTAACTATCCTGTAGGGCCATCACTCATAAAGTCGATTCGCAAGGAGGCAGTGCAAAACGTTGGCCGACTGCATCACCACCCTTCTATCGTCATATACGCCGGCAATAACGAGGATTACCAGGTGCAGGAGCAAGCAGGTCTCGAGTACAATCCAGACGACAAGGACCCTTCCTCTTGGCTCAAGTCCTCTTTTCCTGCTCGGTACTACTACGAGTATCTTTTACCGGAGGTGGTCAATGAGGTATCTCCAGGGATGATCTACTGGCCTGGATCACCATTTTCCGGAGGTAAAGACACTGCAGACAAGACTACTGGAGATCTCCACCAATGGAATG TTTGGCATGGTACACAGGAGAAATATCAGGTCTTTGACAGGTTGGGTGGCAGATTCAACAGCGAGTTCGGCATGGAAGCTTTCCCAGCCTTGTCAACGATCAAGCACTGCATCACAGAAGATTGCGATCGTTTCCCACAGTCTCAGATGATGGACTTCCACAACAAGGCCGACGGCCACGAACGACGGATCGCTACTTACGTAGTGGAGAACTTCCGTCCTCTTCCAGATCTAGAG TCTCACATATACTTGACGCAAGTTTGCCAGAGCGAAGCCATGACTTTTGCGTACCGCAGCTGGCGTCGCCAATGGGGAGATGATCGTCGATGTGGCGGTGTTCTCGTCTGGCAGATGAACGATTGCTGGCCTGCCATCTCATGGTCCATCGTCGATTACTTCCTCACTAAGAAGCCAGCTTACTATTCTATTCGTCGAGCACTCAAGCCCATCGCTGCCGGAGTCCAACGACAACACCACGACTGGAGTGTCGTGCATGCCAGGCCAGCGAAGACTTCTTCATTTGAAGTTTGGGTTGCGAGCAGCAAGCAGCAGGAGGTAACTGTCACTGTTGAAATTCGCTTCATTTCTATCAAGACTGGCAGGGATATCAGGGATAAAATTGTCAAGGCCAATACTGTCCTGGTCCCGAATGGTACGACTGATATCCTCACTGGGCAGATTGACAATGCAAAGGATGAGCCGCATGTTATATCGGTCAGTGTCCTGCAGTCTGGCGTTTGTGTTTCCCAAGACGTCGATTGGCCTCAACCTCTCAAGTATCTGGACTTCTCCGATAGAGGTGTTGAGATTCAGGTCGGGCCAGATGGTTATCAGCTCACGGCTAACAAGCCCACCAAAGGCTTGGTCTTTGAGGAGCTACCAGGCGTCTCTTTGGAAGACAACTGTATCGATCTCATGCCCGGCGAAGTTGTTACTGTAAAGGCTAGGGGAAGTGAGACGCTATCTGGAGTCCCAAAATACAGATACCTTTATTAA